The genomic interval CAATCGCACCTGATCGGGGAATGGCTGATGAAGACCGCCTTCACGCCTGAAGTGGGGCATCGCTTCGGATTCAGCGCGGATTGGGGCGAGGTCGCCTGCGAGGTTCGGGCGGTCGAGGAACAGAAGGCTCTGGAATACAGCTGGGATGCCGGCGATCTGCGGTCTGTGGTCAGATGGACTCTTACGCCGACCGGCACGGGAACGCGCCTGCGCATGGAGCAGACCGGCTTCCGGACGGATCAGCCGAACTATTATGGCGGCGCGAAACTGGGCTGGCCGCGCTTCTTCGACAGGCTGGAGCAGGTACTGGCCGAGATGGATTGAAGCAAGCGCGGGCCATGCACCACGGAACCGAGAGACAAGAGGACCATGCCATGAAGGATGCGCAACAGGAGCAAAACCCATCGCGGAAGATCGATGAACGGATTGCGGAACTAGGCGACTGGCGGGGCGACATGCTCTCCCGCATCAGGGTTTTGATCAGGGAAACCGCGCCCGATATCGTCGAGGAATGGAAATGGCGCGGCGTCCCGACCTGGTATCGCGACGGCATGATCTGCACCGGCGAGACCTACAAGGACAAGGTCAAGATGACCTTCGCCAAGGGCGCGTCCCTGCCCGACCCGACCGGGCTTTTCAATTCCAGTCTCGATGGCAATGTCCGGCGGGCCATCGATTTCCGCGAGGGCGACGCGATCGACGAAGAGGCGCTGTCGGCGCTCATCCGAGCCGCCGTGGCACGAAACGCTTCATGATCCCTCGGGCCCGCCCCTTTTCGCATCCAACGAATTTGGAAGGACGTACAATTGAACTGGAGCAAGCTAATAAGACAATGTCATCGCTGGCTGTCGATCATATTCACACTGATCGTGATCGGTATCTTCGGTGCCCAGGGGCTTGGCAGGGAACCCGCCGAATGGGTGTATTTCCTGCCCCTGTTCCACTTGTTCCTGATGCTGGTCACCGGCCTCTATCTGTTCGCACTGCCTTATTTCAGCGGCCGGCGCAACAAGTCTGTCGAGTGACGCCGGCGACAGTGAATATCGCGGACAGAGAGGCGAGATCGGCTGGCCAAGGCCTCGCCAGAGATATGGAACCAGGGCTCACGGCCCGCCGAACGCATTCTCGCCTGGGTCGGGTTGTTGAACGCCAACTCGACCAGGCAAAGAGCTTGGCAAACGCCGGTCTCGCTGCAAGGCACCAAGAGCGGCATCTACTGCAAGCGGCTGATGACGGAGAAATATGCGTGTTTCGTCTGGAAGGAAAGCAAGTGGGCGCGACAGTCGATGACGCTCGACAATTACAAGAGCGCACAACACATCATCGCGCAACCGGCACCCGAGTGGCAACCTTATTTCCTTCCGACGCTCGATGCCATGAACATAACGATCAAGCCGCATATCGAGATTTCAGGCCTCGGCGCCATTGACCGTGTCATTGCGCAGACGGATCTGGTGCTGACTGCTTCGGAAGGCTTTTCCCGGATTTTCTCGCCGGATATCATCTCGATTCCAGCCCCGTTCAAATGTGAATTTCCGTTCTATATGACCTGGGGGAAGAGAACGCATTCCTCCCAGGCGCATCAATGGTTTCGCAACCAGATCACCGAAACCGCCCGAGAGCTGAAATAGCGACCTTGCGACGACGCCAGTTGTGTTCGTGTCATGGGCGCCCCGTTTGACCTGGTTTTCCCTAAGGCCGGTCCGGTGAGGGCGGGCTCCAGCCTTGCCCTGAGGCAAAGCGTGAAATAGCGTTCCGGCAACAACATCCTGCCATGAACGCCGGCGCCGGGTGGCGCGAACTTCCATAAAGATTAAAAAGTCATATTTAAGATTTTTTGATTGCGCAAACTTCGTCGCGCTGGCATTTTCCCCTCCGGAATGGAAAGGGAGGATACGCCATGGCCGGATGTCTGGATCATATCAGGGTTATCGACCTCAGCCGCGTCTTCGCCGGCCCCTGGGCCGGGCAGATGCTGGCCGATTTCGGGGCCGACGTGATCAAGCTGGAACACGTCAAGGGCGGCGACGACGTCAGGCGCATGGGCGTCCCTCACCTGAATGCCGATGGCGCGCCGACGGGCGAAACGTCGAGCTTTCTCGCGATGAACCGCGGAAAGCGCTCGGTCGCGCTGGACCTGAAATCGCCGGAGGGGCGGGAGATCGCGCGAGAGCTGATCGAGAATGCCGATGTGCTGATCGAGAACTTCAAGACCGGCACGCTGGCGCGCATGGGGCTGGACTATGAAACGGTCGCCAGGCTCAACCCCCGCCTGGTCTATTGCTCGATCACCGGCTTCGGACAGACGGGACCGATGGCGCATCTTCCCGGTTATGACCCGATCTTCCAGGCGATGAGCGGACTTCTGTCGATCACCGGCTCGTCCGAGGACGAACCGGCGCTGGTCGGCTACTCGATCTCGGATATCACGGCGGGGCAATATGCGGTCGCCGCGATCCTTGCGGCGCTGAACCATCGCGATGCCGTTTCGGGCGAAGGGCAGTTCATCGATATCGCGCTTCTGGACACGCAGATCCACGCCGCATCCCATATGGCGATGAACTACCTGTCCTCGGGCAAGCTGCCGCGCCGGAACGGCACCGCCTCACAGATCACCTGCCCCTGGCAGGCCTTCGACTGCGCCGACCGGCCGATCATGATCGCCATCGGCAATGATCCGCAGTTCCGCCGCTTCGCGGATTATCTGGGACTTGAGGGCGTTGCCGATGACGAACGCTACGCCACCAACCTCGCAAGGGTGCAGAACGCCGACACGCTGGTCCCGCTGATCGCGGAAAAACTGGCCGCCAGGAACGCCGACGCCACCTATGCCGAGTTGGAGGCGATCGGCATTCCGGCGGGGCCGCTCAACAGCTTCGAGGACACACTGCAGATGCCGCAGGTCAAGGCGCGCGAGCTGGTGCGCCAACTCGACCATCCGAACGCGGGCCGCGTCAATTACATCGCGAACCCGGTACGGTTTTCGGGCGATCAGGCGACAGCCACAAGGCCTCCGCCGCTGCTTGCCGAACATACAGACGAGGTGCTGCGGGAGATCGGATTGACCGAGGAGCGCATCGCCGAACTGCGCGGCACGGGCGCGATTGCTTGAGGGGAGCCTGACAATGGAAGACTGGATGGAAAACGCCCGCATGATCGTGGACAGCGCGCGCGCCATCGTGCCCGCCGACGGCGATCTCAGCCGTGTCCGCGCCGCGCGCGGCAAGGGGATAGACCGCGCCATGGTGGCAAAGGCGGGCGAACTGGGCCTGTTCCTCATGCGCGTTCCGGAGGAAGCCGGCGGACTGGGGTTGGGCATGCGCGAGGCCTGCGAACTGATGCAGGTCCTGGGCGGCGGGCTCACGCCTGAACCCATCGGCTCTAAGATCATGGCGGCAGCGCTTCTGGGCGAGGCCTTCCCCGAAGAGGCCACAACCGGCGCGAAAGTTATGGTAACGGCGTGGCAGGACGATGCGGCTTCGCTGCGGTTCGAGGGCGGCGCGTCCGACGGACGGCTGCACGGCGTCAAGATCGCCGTGCCGGATGATGCGGATTTCTTCGCCGTGCTGACCGGGGCGGGCGTCGCCGTCGTGGCGCGCGATGCACCGGGCGTCACGATCACCGCCGCCGACACGCTGGATGGCGGACGGATTGCCATGCTCCGCCTCGAGAATGTGGCCGCCGAGCTGGTTCCCTGTCCGCAGGCTGCGGCAGTTATTCAGGACGCGGTGCTGATGCATTCGGCCTATCTGCTCGGCCTGTCGGACCGAGCCTTCAACATCACGCTGGACTATCTGAAGGTGCGCGAGCAGTTCGGACGCCCGATCGGCAGCTTCCAGGCCCTGCAGCATCGCGCCACCGAGATCAAGATCCGGATCGAGCTGTTGCGCGCCGCCGTGATGGCGACGGCCGCCCGCTTCGATACCGGCGCGGATATCGCCAGCCGTGCCCGCGATGCCGACCGCTGCAAGCTGCGCGCGGCCGAAACCGCGATGCTGGTCGCGCGCGAGGCGGTGCAGATGCACGGCGCCATGGGCATTACCGACGAGGCCGATATCGGCCTGTTCGTCCGCCGCGCCATGACCGACGCCAATCTTTTCGGCGCGCCCATTGCGGTGCGCGCCCGGCTCGCCCGCACTCTGGAGGATGCCGCATGAGCACCGATTACAACGCCATGTCGGACGGCGATTTCCGCGCCATGATCCGCGATTTCGTCGAGAGCGAATATCCCGACATCCCCCGCTTTCCGCTGGAACGCCTGCACTGGGACGAGGTGAAGCCGTGGTACATGGCCCTGTCCCGGCGCGGCTTCCTGTGCCCGACATGGCCTGTCGAACATGGCGGCATGGGCCTTTCCGCCGGCAAGCACCTGATCATGATCGAGGAACTGGAGCGCTTCGGCGCGGCCCGCGTCCACGATATCGGCCCGGTCATGCTCGGGCCGCTGCTGCTGAAATACGGAACCGAAGAGCAGAAGACGCACTACCTGCCGCGCATCCTCTCGGGCCAGGACATCTGGGCGCAGGGTTATTCCGAGCCGGGCGCGGGTTCGGACCTTGCAGCCGTGCGCTGCGAGGCGGTGCGCGACGGCGATGAATGGGTCATCAACGGCCAGAAGACCTGGACCACGCTCGGCATGGACGCCAACTGGATCTTCATTCTCGCCCGCACCGACAAGACCGTGAAGAAACAGGCCGGAATCAGCTTTCTTCTGGTGCCGATGGACGCGCCCGGCGTCACCACCCGCAATATCGAGAACCTCGCCGGCGAGGCCGAATTCTGCGAGGTATTCTTCGACGATGTCCGCGTGCCGCTGGACCACATCGTCGGCGGCGTCAACGAAGGATGGACCGCCGCCAAGGCGCTGCTCGGACACGAGCGGGTCTTCATCGGCGCGCCCCGTCTTTCGGCAAGCGCGCTGGCAAGGCTTGCCCATCTGGCGAAGCGCAACGGCATCTGGAACGATCCGGTTTTTCGCGACCGCTATGTCGCGCTGGAATGCGACACGCGCGATCTGGGCGACCTGTTCCAGACCTATATGGACCGCCTGAAAGACGGACAGGAGATCGGCGCGGACGTCGCCATGCTGAAGATATTCCAGTCCGAGCTGTACCAGCGCATCTCGGAGCTGATCATGGAGATCGCCGGCCCCGAGGCTGGCCTGTCGCACCCGCCCGAAGGCGATCGTCGTCTGCATGCGGCGGCCACTTATCTCTCGGCGCGCCCGATCACGATCTTCGGCGGCTCGACCGAAATCATGCGCAATGTTCTGTCAAAGGCCGTACTGGGCCTGCCGAACTGAACCGTACGGCTTCATTAAATCATAGAATTGACTTTTAAACTCATAAGAGCCATGGTGGACATTATCGGGGCGTGGAGGCCGCGGTTATTTTTCCGGAAACGGATACCAAGGGAGGATTTCGCTTGTTTCATTCTAACCTCATGAAGGGCACGGTCGTGGCCGTTGCCATGCTGACCGCCCCGGCGGCCTTTGCCCAGGACGATGTAACGCTGCCGAAGACGATGATCTGGACGTCCTACGATCTCGGCTCGACCGGCTATGTC from Martelella mediterranea DSM 17316 carries:
- a CDS encoding SRPBCC family protein, whose protein sequence is MTETRTVVVERDLPHPPEKIWRALTQSHLIGEWLMKTAFTPEVGHRFGFSADWGEVACEVRAVEEQKALEYSWDAGDLRSVVRWTLTPTGTGTRLRMEQTGFRTDQPNYYGGAKLGWPRFFDRLEQVLAEMD
- a CDS encoding DUF1801 domain-containing protein; translated protein: MKDAQQEQNPSRKIDERIAELGDWRGDMLSRIRVLIRETAPDIVEEWKWRGVPTWYRDGMICTGETYKDKVKMTFAKGASLPDPTGLFNSSLDGNVRRAIDFREGDAIDEEALSALIRAAVARNAS
- a CDS encoding LysR substrate-binding domain-containing protein, encoding MNANSTRQRAWQTPVSLQGTKSGIYCKRLMTEKYACFVWKESKWARQSMTLDNYKSAQHIIAQPAPEWQPYFLPTLDAMNITIKPHIEISGLGAIDRVIAQTDLVLTASEGFSRIFSPDIISIPAPFKCEFPFYMTWGKRTHSSQAHQWFRNQITETARELK
- a CDS encoding CaiB/BaiF CoA transferase family protein, which translates into the protein MAGCLDHIRVIDLSRVFAGPWAGQMLADFGADVIKLEHVKGGDDVRRMGVPHLNADGAPTGETSSFLAMNRGKRSVALDLKSPEGREIARELIENADVLIENFKTGTLARMGLDYETVARLNPRLVYCSITGFGQTGPMAHLPGYDPIFQAMSGLLSITGSSEDEPALVGYSISDITAGQYAVAAILAALNHRDAVSGEGQFIDIALLDTQIHAASHMAMNYLSSGKLPRRNGTASQITCPWQAFDCADRPIMIAIGNDPQFRRFADYLGLEGVADDERYATNLARVQNADTLVPLIAEKLAARNADATYAELEAIGIPAGPLNSFEDTLQMPQVKARELVRQLDHPNAGRVNYIANPVRFSGDQATATRPPPLLAEHTDEVLREIGLTEERIAELRGTGAIA
- a CDS encoding acyl-CoA dehydrogenase family protein yields the protein MEDWMENARMIVDSARAIVPADGDLSRVRAARGKGIDRAMVAKAGELGLFLMRVPEEAGGLGLGMREACELMQVLGGGLTPEPIGSKIMAAALLGEAFPEEATTGAKVMVTAWQDDAASLRFEGGASDGRLHGVKIAVPDDADFFAVLTGAGVAVVARDAPGVTITAADTLDGGRIAMLRLENVAAELVPCPQAAAVIQDAVLMHSAYLLGLSDRAFNITLDYLKVREQFGRPIGSFQALQHRATEIKIRIELLRAAVMATAARFDTGADIASRARDADRCKLRAAETAMLVAREAVQMHGAMGITDEADIGLFVRRAMTDANLFGAPIAVRARLARTLEDAA
- a CDS encoding acyl-CoA dehydrogenase family protein; amino-acid sequence: MSTDYNAMSDGDFRAMIRDFVESEYPDIPRFPLERLHWDEVKPWYMALSRRGFLCPTWPVEHGGMGLSAGKHLIMIEELERFGAARVHDIGPVMLGPLLLKYGTEEQKTHYLPRILSGQDIWAQGYSEPGAGSDLAAVRCEAVRDGDEWVINGQKTWTTLGMDANWIFILARTDKTVKKQAGISFLLVPMDAPGVTTRNIENLAGEAEFCEVFFDDVRVPLDHIVGGVNEGWTAAKALLGHERVFIGAPRLSASALARLAHLAKRNGIWNDPVFRDRYVALECDTRDLGDLFQTYMDRLKDGQEIGADVAMLKIFQSELYQRISELIMEIAGPEAGLSHPPEGDRRLHAAATYLSARPITIFGGSTEIMRNVLSKAVLGLPN